GGTAGATCAGGTTGCGGCCGCGTGCCTCGCTGCTGACCAGGCCGGAATGGGCCAGCTCTTTCAGGTGAAACGACAGCGCGCTCGGCGCCACGGCCAGTTGCTCGGCCATGGCGCTGGGCGTCAGTCCGTCGGGGCCGGCCACCACCAGCGCCCGGAAAGCGCGCAGGCGCTGGGTCTGGGCCAGCGCGGCCAGGGCCTTGACGGCCGATGGCTCGTCGAGTGATACAACTTGTGCAGGGGTTAATATTTTCATAATTCAACTATAATTGAAATATTGAATCAAGATTATTTTATATCTGGCAAGCGAAAAAATTCAACCGGAGAAACTCTACATGTCCTTTGTGACGATTTATCACAACCCGAAATGCGGCACCTCGCGCAACACGCTGGCGCTGATCCGCAACACCGGCGTCGAGCCCGAGGTCATCGAGTATTTGAAGACGCCGCCCAGCCGGGAAACGCTGGTCGAACTGATTGCCCGGATGGCCGTGCCCGTGCGGGACGTGATGCGGAGCAAGGAAAAACTGTATGAAGAACTGGCACTTGGCAACCCGGCGCTCGGCGATGAGGCGCTGATCGACGCGATGCTGGCCCATCCGATCCTGATCAACCGGCCCATCGTGGTCACGACGCTGGGAACGCGCCTGTGCCGTCCGTCCGAAGCGGTGCTGGACATTTTGCCGCTGCCGCAACGCGCCGCCTTTGCCAAGGAGGGCGGCGAGCCGGTCGTCAACGAACAGGGAGAGCGTGTTGCCGGACGCTAAAACGCTTGCCGTGGACCTGCCCAACATCGACCCGGCGCTGTTCGGCGTGCCCGCGCTTGAGCGGCTGCAAACCACTGCCAGCCCGCATGCGCCGCGCATCTTGCTGCTCTACGGCTCGGTGCGCGAACGCTCCTACAGCCGGCTGCTGAGCGAGGAGGCCGCCCGGCTGCTGCAGGCCATGGGTTGCGACACCCGGACCTTCGACCCGCGCGGCCTGCCGCTGCCCGACGACACGCCCGACACGCACCCCAAGGTGCAGGAACTGCGTGTGCTGGCGCAATGGGCCGAAGGCATGGTCTGGACCTCGCCCGAACGCCACGGCGCGATGACCGGCATCATGAAGGTGCAGATCGACTGGATTCCGCTGGCGCAGGGCGCGGTGCGGCCGACGCAGGGCAAGACGCTGGCCCTGATGCAGGTGTCGGGCGGCTCGCAGTCCTTCAATGCCGTCAACCAGCTGCGCGTGCTGGGCCGCTGGATGCGCATGCTGACGATTCCCAACCAGTCGTCGGTCGCCAAGGCCTTCCTGGAGTTTGACGAAGCCGGCCGCATGAAACCCTCGGCGTATTACGACCGGGTGGTCGATGTGATGGAGGAACTGGTCAAGTTCACGCTGCTCACGCGCGGCGTGTCGCCGTACCTGGTGGACCGCTACAGCGAGCGCCGCGAAAGCGCCGAAGCGCTGTCAAAACGGGTGAACCAGCGCACGCTGTAGCCAGACGGCCTGTTTATTGATGAAAAAGGCTGTTTGCGCATGTCCAGCCTGTGCAAACAGCTCCTGATTCAATAGCAATCTTGCCTTGCAACAGCTTGGCGCGGCCTGTGTCACACAACTGCCACCGAACTGACATGTCCCCGTCACCGCCAACGCTCAAAATTCCGTCATCACCGCATGATGGAGCACGCAATGGAACTGAATCTGAACGAAAAAAGCGCTGGCCGCGCTGCCGGCGCAGCCCTTCACGACATCGACCAGCAGCGGCTGCGTATTCTTCGCTGCACCGCCCGCGCCATGGCCAGCAGCCCCGGCGGCCTGCGCTTCAAGGCCGGAACCCGGCCGTGGCTGGAGGGCCTTCCGGCATCCGCCAGGCGCAATGGCCTGCGTGTGGACGCCACGACGCATTGATGAACCCCCTGCTTCCAGCCCCTTCCCAGGGGCTTTTTTACAACCCGTGCGCCGGCAAGCAAGCGGCGCGGCCGGTGTTGTGTGATTGACCCCGAAAACAAGGAATCAGCCATGAAAGAACTGCCCACACCGACCTTTGCGTTCTCGCCGGTCGGAACGCCACGGAGGTCACTTCATCCAGGCGCTCATGCGCTCGCTCCAGTCCCGCCGGTGGGGAAAATCTCGGTCAGCTGGGCCCGTCATCAGGACGAGGTCCGAGAAGCGCAGCGTCTGAGGTACCAGGTGTTCGCGCTGGAAATGGGCGCCACCTTGCCCAAGACCGTGCCCGGCCATGACATCGACCTGTTTGATGACTACTGCGAACACCTCTTGGTGCGCGACTCGGCCAGCGGGCAGGTGATCGGCACCTACCGCGTGCTGACGCCGACGCAGGCCAAGCGCGCCGGCAGCACCTACAGCGACATCGAGTTCGACCTGGTCCGGCTGCGAACCTTGCGCGGGCGCATGGTCGAGCTGGGCCGCAGCTGCGTGCATGCCGACCACCGGCATGGCGGCGTGATTTTGGCGCTGTGGGGCGCGCTGGCCGAGTTCATGGGGCGCAACCAGCTGGACACCATGATCGGCTGCGCCAGCATCCCGATGCAGCACAACGGCGTGCAGGGCGGGCACGCAGCGGCCAGTATCTGGCGCCAGCTCAGGCAGACGCATCTGGCCGCCATCGAATACCGGGTCACGCCGCGCCTGGCCCTGCCGGTGGAGCAACTGGACGATTCGCTGGTGGTCGAGCCGCCGGCATTGATCCGGGGCTACCTGCGGCTGGGCGCCCGGGTGCTCGGCGCGCCGGCCTGGGATCCTGACTTCAACTCGGCCGACCTGCCGATGATGATGCGCGTTGCCGACCTGCCGGCGCGCTACCTCAAGCATTATTCCGCCAGCGCGGCAGCCGCCTGAACCGGCTCAGG
This DNA window, taken from Polaromonas hydrogenivorans, encodes the following:
- the arsH gene encoding arsenical resistance protein ArsH, which encodes MPDAKTLAVDLPNIDPALFGVPALERLQTTASPHAPRILLLYGSVRERSYSRLLSEEAARLLQAMGCDTRTFDPRGLPLPDDTPDTHPKVQELRVLAQWAEGMVWTSPERHGAMTGIMKVQIDWIPLAQGAVRPTQGKTLALMQVSGGSQSFNAVNQLRVLGRWMRMLTIPNQSSVAKAFLEFDEAGRMKPSAYYDRVVDVMEELVKFTLLTRGVSPYLVDRYSERRESAEALSKRVNQRTL
- a CDS encoding GNAT family N-acetyltransferase, which produces MKELPTPTFAFSPVGTPRRSLHPGAHALAPVPPVGKISVSWARHQDEVREAQRLRYQVFALEMGATLPKTVPGHDIDLFDDYCEHLLVRDSASGQVIGTYRVLTPTQAKRAGSTYSDIEFDLVRLRTLRGRMVELGRSCVHADHRHGGVILALWGALAEFMGRNQLDTMIGCASIPMQHNGVQGGHAAASIWRQLRQTHLAAIEYRVTPRLALPVEQLDDSLVVEPPALIRGYLRLGARVLGAPAWDPDFNSADLPMMMRVADLPARYLKHYSASAAAA
- a CDS encoding ArsR/SmtB family transcription factor — its product is MKILTPAQVVSLDEPSAVKALAALAQTQRLRAFRALVVAGPDGLTPSAMAEQLAVAPSALSFHLKELAHSGLVSSEARGRNLIYRASIAHMNALLAYLTEHCCEGQACGAGAPPVC
- the arsC gene encoding arsenate reductase (glutaredoxin) (This arsenate reductase requires both glutathione and glutaredoxin to convert arsenate to arsenite, after which the efflux transporter formed by ArsA and ArsB can extrude the arsenite from the cell, providing resistance.); translation: MSFVTIYHNPKCGTSRNTLALIRNTGVEPEVIEYLKTPPSRETLVELIARMAVPVRDVMRSKEKLYEELALGNPALGDEALIDAMLAHPILINRPIVVTTLGTRLCRPSEAVLDILPLPQRAAFAKEGGEPVVNEQGERVAGR